Part of the Cellulomonas taurus genome, GGCGCTCGCGGTCGGCGATGAGGTCGAGGCATCCTCCGACTCCGCGGTCATCACGATCATCGGCGACGACGGCTACCTGGTGTCCACCGCCGTCTCGCTCAGCCAGGTCGATCTGGTCGAGGTCGGCCAGCAGGCATCCCTCACCGTCACCTCGCAGGACGAGGCGCTCACCGGCACCGTCAGCTCGATCGGGGTGCTCAACTCCTCGACGAGCTCCGACCCGGCGTACACCGTGGAGATCGCCGTCGACGACCCGGAGGTCACCCTGTTCGACGGACAGTCGGCACAGGTGTCCATCGCTGTCGCCGCCGCGGACGACACGCTCACCGTGCCGTCGTCGGCCGTGCACCTGGACGGCAGCACTGCGACCGTGAACGTGCTCCGGGACGGTGCTGTCGAGTCGGTGGAGGTCGAGCGCGGCGCGGTCGGCACCGAGCTCACCGAGATCACCGACGGGCTCACCTCCGGGGACGAGGTCGTGCTCGCCGACCCGAACCAGTCGCTGAGCACCGACGACGACGCCGAATCCACCGGCCTGAGCGGGCTCGGCTCGACCGGTTCCTCGGACTCGTCCGAGGCAGGCGGTTTCACGCCGCCGGATCAGGGGTCGTTCCCCGGTGGCCAGCTGCCCGTGGCGCCCGGACAGTGACCGACCGGGTGCCGACACCGGGTGACCCGGCGTCGGCACCCGGCCGACCTCGCCTCCCGCGCCCCGCCGGATAGGCTCCCGGTGTTCGGACAGCACCGCAGGGAGGACCCCCGATGAGCCAGACCAGCACCGCACAGCCCCGGGCCGGCGTGCTCGGCGGGGGAGTGATGGGCGAGGCGCTGGTGTCGGCGCTGCTCACCGCCGGATGGGACATGGACGATGTCGCGGTCACCGAGCGCAGTGCGATCCGGGCGAACGAGCTGTCCAGCCGGTACGGCGTCCGCTCAGCCGATCCGAACCCCAAGGTGGTGCGCTCCGCGGGGCTGGTGATGATCGCGGTCAAGCCGCAGGTGGTGCCCGCACTGCTGGACGAGATCGCCGACGCGGTCCGACCGGACACCCTGGTGGTGTCGGTCGCCGCCGGTGTGCCGCTGTCGGTCTACGAGCGGGCGCTCCCCGAGGGCACCCCGGTGGTCCGGGTGATGCCGAACACCCCGGCGCTGGTCGGCAAGGGTGCCTCCGCCATCGCCCCGGGCACCCACGCCACCGACGAGCACCTGGAGCTGGTGGAGCGGGCGCTCGCGGCGACCGGCCTGGTGGTCCGGGTGCAGGAGAAGGACCTGGACGCGGTGACGGCGATCTCCGGCTCCGGCCCGGCGTACGCGTTCTACCTGATCGATGCGATGGCCGAGGCCGGGGTGCTGCTCGGGCTCACCCGGGACCTGGCCACCCGGCTCGCGGTCGCCACCGTCGAGGGCTCGGCGGCGCTGGCGGCGCAGACCGGTGACCACCCGGTGGTGCTGCGCGAGCGGGTGTCGTCGCCGGGCGGCACCACCGTCGCCGGGGTCGCGCAGCTGGACGCCCATGGTGTCCGGGCCGGGATCGTCGCCGCCGCGCGGGCCGCCCACGACCGCTCGCAGCAGCTCGGTGCCGCCGCCGCTCCCGCGCCGGATGCCGCGCCGTCGGGGCACACCCAGCCCGCCTCGGACGCCGAGCAGTCGGGACCCGCGCGGTAACCTCCGGCTCAGCCGCCACCCGACCAGCCCAGGACCCACCCCGCCATGACCCCACCGCCCCGCCCGCCCGCGATGAGCGATGTCGCCGCGCGCGCCGGGGTGTCGCACCAGACCGTCTCCCGGGTGCTGAACGACCACCCGAGCGTCCGGCCGGAGACCCGCGACCGGGTGCTGGCGGCCATCGCGGAGCTCGGCTACCGCCGCAACAGCGCCGCCCGCGCCCTGGTCACCCGACGGTCGGGGGCGTTCGGGGTGCTGACCACCGCCACCGGCCACCACGGTCCGGCGAGCACGCTGCTGGAGGTCGAGCGGGCGGCCCGGGAGGTCGGCTACTACGTGAGCGTGGCCGCGGTGGACCGGTTCGAGCCGGACACCCTGCACGCGGCGCTGGACCACTTCATGGACCAGGGCGTCGAGGGGGTCGCGATCATCGCGCCGCAGGTGGACGTGGCGGACGCGGTCACCGCGTTCGCGGCGCCGGTGCCGACCGTGATGGTCACCTCCGACGGCGGTCGACCCGCGTCGGAGCGGTTGATCAGCGTGGGTGTCGACCAGCGGGCCGGGGCGCGGGACCTGGTCCGGCACCTGGTCGGCCTGGGGCACCGTGACATCGTGCATCTGGCCGGCCCGCAGGACTGGTTCGACGCCCGGGACCGGCTCGCCGGGTGGGCGGAGGAGTGCGAGGCCGCCGGCCTGACCCCCCGTGACCCGATCCTGTGCGACTGGTCCGCCGACGCGGGGTACCGGGCGGCGCAGCGGCTGATCGCGGAGGGTCTGCCCTCGGCGGTGCTCGCCGCGAACGACCAGCTCGCCCTCGGGGTGCTGCGCGCCTGCTGGGAGCACGGGATCGACGTGCCGGGCCGGTTGTCGGTGACCGGTTTCGACGACGAGGTCGGTGCCGGGTACTACACCCCGCCGCTGACCACCGTGCGCCAGGACTTCGCGGCCCTGGGCCGGGCGGCGGTGGATGCGCTGGTGCGCTCGCTGGCCGGGGAGTCGCCGGTGGACAGCACCATCCCGGCGACCGTGGTCCTGCGCGCGAGCACCGCCGCCCCGCGCTGAGCGGCCCGACACCGCAGCCTCACCGGAAGACGGCTCCGCTCGCGGCGACACCCCCGGTGTGCCCGAAGTCCGAGCACCTCGACGCGACTCGATGTGAGCGCTAACATGCATGACAGGCCGCCGATGTCCGGCGGTGCCCGACGCCCGCAGCCAGTTCCCCGGCCGGGCCGACCGACGGAGGAATCGGCGATGGCGCAGGACACCACCTGGCTGGGCATCGAGCTCGGCTCCACCCGGATCAAGGCCTGTCTGATCGGCGCCGATCACACGCCGCTGGCCACCGGGTCGCACGCCTGGGAGAACCAGTTCGTCGACCGGCTGTGGACGTACTCCCTGGACGACGTGTGGACGGGTCTGCGCGCCGCCGTCGCCGACCTGCTGCGGGACGCCGCCGAGCGTGGCGTCCCGGTGACCGGGATCTCCGGTCTGGGCGTCTCGGCCATGATGCACGGCTACCTGGCCTTCGACGCCCAGGACCAGCTGCTGGTCCCGTTCCGCACCTGGCGCAACACCAACACCGGCCGGGCCGCCGCGGAGCTCACCGAGCTGTTCGGCACCAACATCCCGCTGCGCTGGTCGATCGCCCACCTGCACCAGGCGGTGCTGGACGAGGAGCCGCACGTCCCGCAGCTCGACTTCGTGACCACGCTCGCCGGGTACGTGCACTGGCAGCTCACCGGGCAGAAGGTGCTCGGCATCGGCGACGCCTCCGGCATGTTCCCGATCGACTCCGCCACCCACGACTACGACGCCACCATGGTCGCCGCGTACCCCGGCCCGGATGTCACCGCGCTGTTCCCCCGGGTGCTGGTGGCCGGTGCCGATGCCGGAACGCTGACCGCCGACGGCGCAGCCCTCCTCGACCCCAGCGGCACCCTGACCGCGGGCATCCCGCTGGCCCCGCCGGAGGGCGACGCGGGCACCGGCATGGTCGCCACCGGGTCGGTCGCCCCGCGCACCGGCAATGTCAGCGCCGGGACCAGCATCTTCGCGATGGTGGTGCTGGAGCACCCGCTGTCCGAAGTGCACCACGAGCTGGACCTGGTCACGACGCCCGCCGGTGACCCGGTGGCGATGGTGCACTGCAACAACGGTGCCTCCGAGCTCGGTGCCTGGGCGGAGGTCTTCGGGCAGTTCGCCGCCGCGAGCGGGCACCCGATGCAGCCGGACGAGGTCTACGGCGTGTTGTTCCGGGCCGCCCTGGACGGTGCCGCCGACGGTGGCGGCCTGATCGCCTACAACCATCTGTCCGGTGAACCGATCGCCGACCTGACCGAGGGTCGCCCGATGATCGTCCGCACCCCGGACAGCACGCTGAACCTGGCCAACTTCGCCCGGACCCAGATCGCCGGGGTCTTCGGCACGCTGAGCCTGGGCATGCAGGTGCTCGCCGGTGAGGGCGTGGCGATCGACAGCATGTTCGCGCACGGTGGCCTGTTCCGGACCGCCGGGGTGGCCCAGCGCCTGCTCGCCGCCGCCATCGACGCGCCGGTCGCGGTCGGGGAGACCGCCGCCGAGGGCGGCGCCTGGGGCATCGCGGTGCTGGCCGCCTACCAGGGGCAGTCCGAGGGCGTGTCGCTGGACGACTACCTGGCGCACCGGGTGTTCGCCGACGCCCACCTGGACGTCACCGACCCGGACCCGGCCGACGTCGCCGGATACGCCACCTACCTCGACCGCTACCGCGCCGGACTCGCCGCCGAGCGCGCGGCAGCCGAAGTCCTCTGATCCCATCCACCCCTCGCCAGGAGGTCCCATGCAGCTCACCGACTATCCCGACCATGTCCGCGAGGCGGTGGCCGCCACCCGTGAGGTGGTCGCCCGCCTGCACGCCGAGCTGCCGCGCTGGGGCCTGGTCGTGTGGACAGCCGGCAATGTCTCGCAGCGGGTGCAGGTGAACGCCGACGGGCCGTCCGCCGACGACCTGCTGGTGATCAAGCCCTCCGGCGTCACCTACGACGAGCTGACCCCGGAGTCGATGGTGGTCTGCGACCTGGACGGCACACTGATCGACGGCGACCGCAGCCCGTCCAGCGACACCGCCGCACACGCCTACGTGTACCGGCACATGCCCGAGATCGGTGGTGTGGTGCACACCCACTCCACCTACGCCACCGCCTGGGCCGCCCGGGCCGAGCCGGTGCCCTGCGTGCTGACGATGATGGCCGACGAGTTCGGCGGCGACGTCCCGATCGGCCCGTTCGCGCTGATCGGCGACGACTCCATCGGTCGCGGCATCGTCGAGACGCTGCGCGAGTCCCGCAGCCCGGCGGTGCTGATGCGCAACCACGGCCCGTTCACCATCGGCAAGGACGCCAAGGCAGCGGTCAAGGCCGCCGTCATGGTGGAGGAGGTGGCGCGCACCGTGCACATCTCCCGGCAGCTCGGGGAGCCGACCCGCATCCCGGCCGAGCAGGTCGACTCGCTGTACGCCCGGTACCAGAACGTCTACGGCCAGGGCAGCGCCGCCCCGGCCGCTGAGCCCACCACGAAGGAGCAGGACGCATGAACTCACCCCACGGAACCGCTCGCTCCGCTCCCGCTTCCGCGGGGACCCCGAGCAGCAAGCCCTACACCGAGCGAGCCGGAGCCGAGGTCTGGTTCTTCACCGGCAGCCAGGACCTGTACGGCGAGGAGACGCTGCGCCAGGTCGCCGAGCAGTCCCAGGAGGTCGCCCGCACCCTGGACGAGTCGGCCGACGTGCCGGTCCGCATCGTGTGGAAGCCGGTGCTGAAGGACTCGGTGTCGATCCGCCGGGCGATGCTCGACGCGAACTCGGACGACAAGGTGCTGGGCGTCATCACCTGGATGCACACCTTCAGCCCGGCCAAGATGTGGATCGCCGGCCTGGACCAGCTGCGCAAGCCGCTGCTGCACCTGCACACCCAGGCGAATGTCGAGCTGCCCTGGGACAGCATCGACATGGACTTCATGAACCTCAACCAGGCCGCGCACGGTGACCGCGAGTACGCGTACATCGCCTCCCGGCTCGGCGTCGCCCGGACCACCGTCGTCGGCCACGCGTCGAACCCGGCCGTCACCCAGCGGGTCGGCACCTGGGTGCGGGCCGCCGCAGGCTGGGCGGCGACCCACGAGCTGAAGCTGGTCCGGTTCGGCGACAACATGCGCAACGTCGCGGTCACCGAGGGCGACAAGACCGAGGCCGAGCTGCGGTTCGGCGTCTCGGTGAACACCTGGGGCGTCAACGACCTGGTCGCCGCGGTGGACGCGGTGGCCGACGTGGACATCGACGCGCTGGTTGCCGAGTACGAGGAGCTCTACGACGTGGTGCCCGAGCTGCGCCGCGGCGGTGAGCGCCACGAGTCCCTGCGGTACGCGGCCCGCCAGGAGATCGCCCTGGAGACGTTCCTGACCTCGGTGGGTGCGAAGGCGTTCACCACCAACTTCGAGGACCTCGGGGACCTGCGTCAGCTGCCGGGTCTGGCCGTGCAGCGCCTGATGGCGAAGGGCTACGGCTTCGGTGCCGAGGGCGACTGGAAGACCGCCGTCCTGGTGCGTGCCGCCAAGGTGATGGGTGAGGGCCTGCCCGGCGGCGCGTCGCTGATGGAGGACTACACCTACGACCTGACCCCGGGCGCGGAGAAGATCCTGGGCGCGCACATGCTCGAGGTCTGCCCCTCCCTCACCACGTCGAAGCCGAAGGTGGAGATCCACCCGCTGGGCATCGGTGGCAAGGAGGACCCGGTGCGGATGGTCTTCGACGCCGACCCGGGCGAGGCGGTGGTGGTGTCGCTGGCCGACATGCGCGACCGGTTCCGGATGACCGCGAACGTCGTCGACGTGGTGCCCCCGAGCCAGGAGCTGCCGAACCTGCCGGTCGCCCGTGCGGTCTGGGAGCCGCGACCCGACTTCGCCACCTCGGCGGAGGCGTGGCTGACAGCGGGCGGCGCGCACCACACGGTGATGTCCACCGCCGCGGGTGTCGAGGCCTTCGAGATCTACGCCGACATCGCGGGCACCGAGCTGTTGGTGATCGACCAGGACACCACCCGGCGCGGGTTCCGCGATCAGGTGCGCTGGAACCAGGTCTACTACCGGGTCGCCCAGGGCCTCTGACCCCGTCGAAGCCGCCCATCCCCAGCTGGGGGATGGGCGGCTTTGTGTTTGCGTACAAAACTCAATCACCCGACCGGATCAAGCCCTCAGAAGCCCTCGCTCCCCCTGTCGCGAAGCCTCTGACCTGCACAAACACCCGTCAATCAGCCCGCTGAGGACCCGTTACCCATCTGCAACCTGCTGTGACTCGGCTTTGGCTTGACTTCTTGAACTCAACCCCCGAGAGTTTCAGCGTGCCCGGCACCGACGCCTGGACGTGCACCGGAAACGGCCCGATGACGGTCCGCTCCGGCTCAGGGGGACATGAGCGAGAACGGTGGCTGTGACGCCACCCGTGACGACGAGGTCAGCACCCCTCTCAAGGAGGAGAAGGACATGAAGAGCATCAAGTTCGCGGTCGTGGCCGGGGCGCTCGCCCTGGGCCTGGCGGCCTGCTCCGGCGGTGGCGCCGGCAGCGGCGGCGGTTCCGGCAGCGGCGAGAGCGCCGACCCCGGCGACCAGACCATCGGTGTCGCGATGCCGACCGAGACCTCCGAGCGGTGGATCGCCGACGGCAACGCCGTCAAGAGCCAGCTCGAGGACGCCGGGTACAACGTCGACCTGCAGTACGCGGCCGACGACATCCCGACCCAGTCCCAGCAGATCGACCAGATGATCACCAAGGGCGTCGACCTGCTGATCGTCGCCTCCATCGACGGCACCGCGCTGGCCAACCAGCTGCAGGCCGCCGCCGACGCCAACATCCCGGTGATCGCCTACGACCGGCTGATCAACGGCACCGAGAACGTCGACTTCTACGTCACCTTCGACAACTACAACGTCGGTGTGCAGCAGGCGACCTCGCTGCTGGTCGGTCTCGGCCTGCAGAACGCGGACGGCTCCGCCGGCACCGCCACCGGTCCGTTCAACATCGAGCTGTTCGCCGGCTCGCTGGACGACAACAACGCGCACTTCTTCTTCGACGGCGCGATGGACACCCTCAAGCCGTTCATCGACGACGGCACCCTGGTCGTGAAGTCGGGTCAGACCGACATCGAGCAGGTCGCCACCCTGCGCTGGCTGCAGGAGACCGCCCAGAAGCGCATGGAGGACCTGCTGACCTCCACGTACTCCGACGGCAGCAAGGTCGACGGTGTGCTCTCGCCCTACGACGGCATCTCCCGCGGCATCATCACCGCGCTGCAGAACGCCGGCTACGGCGACTCGATCGAGGGCGGCCTGCCCATCGTGACCGGTCAGGACGCCGAGATCGCCTCGGTCAAGCTGATCAACGACGGTGTGCAGTTCTCCACCATCTTCAAGGACACTCGCAAGCTCGCCGAGCAGGCGGTCATCTCCGCGAAGGCGTACCTGGCCGGTGACGAGCCGGAGGCCAACGACACCGAGTCCTACGACAACGGCGTGAAGGTCGTCCCCTCGTACCTGCTCGAGTCGGACATCGTCTACCAGGACAACATCCAGTCGCTGCTCATCGACTCGGGGTACTGGACCGAGGACCAGGTGGCCAAGGGCCAGGCCTGATCCCCCTCTCCACCCGAACGCTCCCCGGGGCCGGCGCGATCCGGCCCCGGGGGCACCCCATCGCATGAGGAACGAGGACGGCTGCATGAGCGACCACATCCTTCAGATGCAGTCCATCACCAAGACTTTCCCGGGCGTCAAGGCCCTGCAGGACGTGAACCTGAGCGTCCGACGCGGCGAGATCCACGCGATCTGCGGCGAGAACGGCGCCGGGAAGTCGACTCTGATGAAGGTGCTCTCCGGGGTCTACCCGCACGGCACCTATGACGGCGAGATCCTGTTCGACGGAGAGAAGGTCGAGTTCGGCTCGATCAACGACTCCGAGGACAAGGGCATCGTGATCATCCACCAGGAGCTCGCCCTGGTGCCCTACCTGTCGGTTGCCGAGAACATCTTCCTGGGCAACGAGCGCCAGCACGGCGGCGTCATCGACTGGAACCGGGCCAACTCCGAGGCCGCCCAGCTGCTGGCCCGGGTCGGCCTGGACGAGAACCCCACCACCCCGATCGGTCAGCTCGGTGTCGGCAAGCAGCAGCTCGTGGAGATCGCCAAGGCGCTCTCCAAGAAGGTGAAGCTGCTGATCCTGGACGAGCCGACCTCGGCCCTCAACGACTCGGACTCCGAGCACCTGCTCGACCTGCTGCGGCACCTGCGCGGCCAGGGCATCACCTCGATCATGATCTCGCACAAGCTGAACGAGATCGCCGACATCGCGGACTCCACCACGATCATCCGCGACGGCAAGACGATCGAGACCCTGGACATGGAGGCCGATCAGGTCACCCAGGAGCGGATCATCCGCGGCATGGTCGGCCGTGACCTGGACAGCCGGTTCCCCGAGCACACCCCCACCATCGGCGAGGAGGTGTTCCGGGTCGAGGACTGGCACGTCGAGCACCCGACCCAGCCGGGACGCGTGGTGGTCGACGGCGCGAACTTCGCGGTCCGTGCCGGGGAGATCGTCGGGATCGCCGGCCTGATGGGTGCCGGGCGCACCGAGCTCGCGATGAGCGTCTTCGGTCGCTCCTACGGCCGCAACATCTCCGGCCGGGTGTACCTGCACGGCAAGGAGATCAAGGTCCGCTCGGTGCAGGAGGCGATCGGCCACGGCCTCGCCT contains:
- the proC gene encoding pyrroline-5-carboxylate reductase, with the protein product MSQTSTAQPRAGVLGGGVMGEALVSALLTAGWDMDDVAVTERSAIRANELSSRYGVRSADPNPKVVRSAGLVMIAVKPQVVPALLDEIADAVRPDTLVVSVAAGVPLSVYERALPEGTPVVRVMPNTPALVGKGASAIAPGTHATDEHLELVERALAATGLVVRVQEKDLDAVTAISGSGPAYAFYLIDAMAEAGVLLGLTRDLATRLAVATVEGSAALAAQTGDHPVVLRERVSSPGGTTVAGVAQLDAHGVRAGIVAAARAAHDRSQQLGAAAAPAPDAAPSGHTQPASDAEQSGPAR
- a CDS encoding LacI family DNA-binding transcriptional regulator encodes the protein MTPPPRPPAMSDVAARAGVSHQTVSRVLNDHPSVRPETRDRVLAAIAELGYRRNSAARALVTRRSGAFGVLTTATGHHGPASTLLEVERAAREVGYYVSVAAVDRFEPDTLHAALDHFMDQGVEGVAIIAPQVDVADAVTAFAAPVPTVMVTSDGGRPASERLISVGVDQRAGARDLVRHLVGLGHRDIVHLAGPQDWFDARDRLAGWAEECEAAGLTPRDPILCDWSADAGYRAAQRLIAEGLPSAVLAANDQLALGVLRACWEHGIDVPGRLSVTGFDDEVGAGYYTPPLTTVRQDFAALGRAAVDALVRSLAGESPVDSTIPATVVLRASTAAPR
- a CDS encoding xylulokinase, translating into MAQDTTWLGIELGSTRIKACLIGADHTPLATGSHAWENQFVDRLWTYSLDDVWTGLRAAVADLLRDAAERGVPVTGISGLGVSAMMHGYLAFDAQDQLLVPFRTWRNTNTGRAAAELTELFGTNIPLRWSIAHLHQAVLDEEPHVPQLDFVTTLAGYVHWQLTGQKVLGIGDASGMFPIDSATHDYDATMVAAYPGPDVTALFPRVLVAGADAGTLTADGAALLDPSGTLTAGIPLAPPEGDAGTGMVATGSVAPRTGNVSAGTSIFAMVVLEHPLSEVHHELDLVTTPAGDPVAMVHCNNGASELGAWAEVFGQFAAASGHPMQPDEVYGVLFRAALDGAADGGGLIAYNHLSGEPIADLTEGRPMIVRTPDSTLNLANFARTQIAGVFGTLSLGMQVLAGEGVAIDSMFAHGGLFRTAGVAQRLLAAAIDAPVAVGETAAEGGAWGIAVLAAYQGQSEGVSLDDYLAHRVFADAHLDVTDPDPADVAGYATYLDRYRAGLAAERAAAEVL
- a CDS encoding L-ribulose-5-phosphate 4-epimerase translates to MQLTDYPDHVREAVAATREVVARLHAELPRWGLVVWTAGNVSQRVQVNADGPSADDLLVIKPSGVTYDELTPESMVVCDLDGTLIDGDRSPSSDTAAHAYVYRHMPEIGGVVHTHSTYATAWAARAEPVPCVLTMMADEFGGDVPIGPFALIGDDSIGRGIVETLRESRSPAVLMRNHGPFTIGKDAKAAVKAAVMVEEVARTVHISRQLGEPTRIPAEQVDSLYARYQNVYGQGSAAPAAEPTTKEQDA
- the araA gene encoding L-arabinose isomerase, giving the protein MNSPHGTARSAPASAGTPSSKPYTERAGAEVWFFTGSQDLYGEETLRQVAEQSQEVARTLDESADVPVRIVWKPVLKDSVSIRRAMLDANSDDKVLGVITWMHTFSPAKMWIAGLDQLRKPLLHLHTQANVELPWDSIDMDFMNLNQAAHGDREYAYIASRLGVARTTVVGHASNPAVTQRVGTWVRAAAGWAATHELKLVRFGDNMRNVAVTEGDKTEAELRFGVSVNTWGVNDLVAAVDAVADVDIDALVAEYEELYDVVPELRRGGERHESLRYAARQEIALETFLTSVGAKAFTTNFEDLGDLRQLPGLAVQRLMAKGYGFGAEGDWKTAVLVRAAKVMGEGLPGGASLMEDYTYDLTPGAEKILGAHMLEVCPSLTTSKPKVEIHPLGIGGKEDPVRMVFDADPGEAVVVSLADMRDRFRMTANVVDVVPPSQELPNLPVARAVWEPRPDFATSAEAWLTAGGAHHTVMSTAAGVEAFEIYADIAGTELLVIDQDTTRRGFRDQVRWNQVYYRVAQGL
- the chvE gene encoding multiple monosaccharide ABC transporter substrate-binding protein is translated as MKSIKFAVVAGALALGLAACSGGGAGSGGGSGSGESADPGDQTIGVAMPTETSERWIADGNAVKSQLEDAGYNVDLQYAADDIPTQSQQIDQMITKGVDLLIVASIDGTALANQLQAAADANIPVIAYDRLINGTENVDFYVTFDNYNVGVQQATSLLVGLGLQNADGSAGTATGPFNIELFAGSLDDNNAHFFFDGAMDTLKPFIDDGTLVVKSGQTDIEQVATLRWLQETAQKRMEDLLTSTYSDGSKVDGVLSPYDGISRGIITALQNAGYGDSIEGGLPIVTGQDAEIASVKLINDGVQFSTIFKDTRKLAEQAVISAKAYLAGDEPEANDTESYDNGVKVVPSYLLESDIVYQDNIQSLLIDSGYWTEDQVAKGQA
- the mmsA gene encoding multiple monosaccharide ABC transporter ATP-binding protein, whose amino-acid sequence is MSDHILQMQSITKTFPGVKALQDVNLSVRRGEIHAICGENGAGKSTLMKVLSGVYPHGTYDGEILFDGEKVEFGSINDSEDKGIVIIHQELALVPYLSVAENIFLGNERQHGGVIDWNRANSEAAQLLARVGLDENPTTPIGQLGVGKQQLVEIAKALSKKVKLLILDEPTSALNDSDSEHLLDLLRHLRGQGITSIMISHKLNEIADIADSTTIIRDGKTIETLDMEADQVTQERIIRGMVGRDLDSRFPEHTPTIGEEVFRVEDWHVEHPTQPGRVVVDGANFAVRAGEIVGIAGLMGAGRTELAMSVFGRSYGRNISGRVYLHGKEIKVRSVQEAIGHGLAYATEDRKTYGLNLIDDIRRNISAAALKKMSTGGFVNGNEEIKVAEEYRRSMNIKAPTVLALTGKLSGGNQQKVVLSKWIYTDPEVLILDEPTRGIDVGAKYEIYTIINKLADAGKGVVVISSELPELLGICDRIYTLAFGRITGVTDRRDATQEGLMELMTQERDHSTGAVR